The Perca fluviatilis chromosome 2, GENO_Pfluv_1.0, whole genome shotgun sequence genome includes a region encoding these proteins:
- the LOC120547624 gene encoding 4F2 cell-surface antigen heavy chain has protein sequence MEQSDKEAADEPDRMPLNAGGAGYGSVAGSGVSGRVGDSESGPLLIPETEPEPFQQWRPMTKDELQVAAGGPGWRKVRRYLVLLFWLAWMAMLATSIAIVMLSPRPIATPLKWWQKSLFYQPQAEGSGGVNALCEQLPYLRSLGIGALILEGLFDKKASPLNLNATGERFGTLPQILHVLAESNKADLKVVLNVCGVDLLGAQGVAGDADETSNLTAHHALRFWLEQGVAGFAICDTDAAYSEKTLLEWKGVFKEFSSEDEERIVVVKQTGDILPPLKNSSQCNVTLVDMVMRSILPTSQHLLSPEEVADAIETHLQTREEDIWPSWTVGGNASHDLKELLLVLMMTLPGSPAVQYDEDIDPRQNVSLKVGSSHGDANKPSATHTEQEKKKAVALFTSLSHSRAREEALQFGSFTFLPFNTSTNFSSSSNSTLPSPSSPPILAFLRSWGCVQFLVLLNVGPEVHSLDPAWAPSLPKAGVFVTNTRLDRLGSTTLDTLEVQPREAIVIKLFETGSYS, from the exons ATGGAGCAAAGTGATAAAGAGGCCGCTGATGAG CCGGACAGGATGCCTCTGAACGCAGGAGGCGCCGGGTACGGCAGCGTGGCAGGCTCCGGGGTGTCGGGCAGGGTGGGCGACTCCGAGTCGGGCCCCCTGCTCATCCCGGAGACTGAACCGGAGCCTTTCCAGCAGTGGCGGCCCATGACCAAGGACGAGCTGCAGGTCGCCGCGGGGGGTCCGGGGTGGAGGAAGGTGCGTCGTTACCTGGTGCTGCTGTTCTGGCTGGCGTGGATGGCCATGCTCGCCACCTCCATCGCCATCGTAATGCTGAGCCCCCGGCCGATTGCTACGCCGCTCAAGTGGTGGCAGAAGTCGCTGTTCTACCAGCCGCAGGCCGAGGGGTCAGGGGGCGTCAATG CGCTGTGTGAGCAGCTTCCCTACCTCAGGTCCCTGGGTATAGGAGCTCTCATCCTGGAGGGTCTGTTTGATAAGAAGGCTTCTCCTTTAAACCTCAATGCGACTGGTGAAAGGTTCGGGACTCTGCCTCAGATCCTACATGTGCTCGCAGAGAGCAACAAAGCAG ATCTTAAAGTGGTGTTAAACGTCTGCGGGGTGGATCTGTTGGGAGCTCAGGGTGTAGCAGGAGACGCAGACGAGACATCAAACCTCACAGCACAT CATGCGCTCCGGTTCTGGCTGGAGCAGGGAGTGGCAGGCTTTGCAATCTGTGACACAGATGCAGCATATTCGGAAAAG ACTCTCTTGGAGTGGAAAGGTGTCTTCAAAGAATTCAGCAGTGAGGATGAGGAGAG gaTTGTGgttgtcaaacaaacaggagacATTCTGCCTCCTCTAAAGAACTCCAGCCAATGCAATGTTACACTGGTGGATATGGTCATGAGGTCGATTCTGCCAACTTCACAACACCTCTTGTCTCCTGAGGAAGTCGCTGACGCCATAGAGACACACCTGCAAACAAGAGAAGAAGACATATGGCCCAGCTGGACA GTTGGAGGTAACGCATCCCATGACTTGAAGGAATTACTCCTGGTGTTAATGATGACTCTGCCGGGATCACCTGCAGTCCAGTATGACGAAGACATCGACCCAAGACAG AATGTGTCTCTGAAAGTCGGCTCGTCACATGGAGACGCGAACAAACCATCAGCCACCCATACA gaacaggagaaaaagaaagctgTTGCTCTCTTCACCTCCCTCAGTCACTCCAGAGCAAGAGAAGAAGCTCTTCAGTTTGGCAGCTTCACTTTCCTCCCCTTCAATACTTCCACCaacttctcctcttcctccaactCCACTCTTCCCTCTCCTTCATCTCCCCCGATCCTGGCCTTCTTGCGCTCATGGGGTTGTGTCCAATTCCTCGTTCTGCTCAACGTCGGGCCTGAGGTTCACTCCCTGGATCCCGCATGGGCCCCGAGCCTGCCCAAAGCTGGAGTGTTCGTGACCAACACGAGACTGGACCGTTTGGGGTCGACAACTCTGGACACGCTGGAAGTGCAGCCCCGTGAAGCCATTGTCATCAAACTGTTTGAAACAGGAAGCTACTCATAG